DNA from Nitrospira sp.:
CCCCGAAGAGGGTTGACACCGTTTGCTCATCCAACGTTGCGTAATCGCGGTCCAGCAACGTGTCATCGCCCGATTGCGCGGGACCATGCAGGGCGACTTGGGCTAGTCCGGTTCTCGCTCCGGCCTCCGTCTTGAAGAAGATTTGCGTAAAAGAAATGCGCGCGGGAGTTCGGTAACGGGCCGTTTCTGCGTCATAGAGTCGGCGCAACTCATCTTCTCCCGGCTCAGCCAACCGAGCGGTGTCTTGCACGAGAAATTCCATCTTCTGCGCGAGCCGGCGGCGGACGATGGTATCGTTCTCGTCCAGCCCGATTTCTTTGGCTTCGCGGGCGAGGAGTTCTTCTTTCACATAGTCCGCGACAAGACCGCGAAGTTCCTGTTCGCTCGGCTGTCGCTGCCACTGCCTGGTCCAGGTTTCCGCGAGCCAGTTCACTTCCGCAGCGGTCACGCGCAACACGCGAGGCGGATCGCCGTTCCCCCGATTTATCCAGCCATGGGCGCCGAACAGCAGTACGCCCAGGATCAGAAAATGCACCAATGGTTCGCTGAACCAGCGTCTCATGACGATCCCGTTAATGCACTCCTGTCAACGTCCCACCGCTCATTTCATTCCGACCAAAACATCCTCGAGCGCCTTGTCTACGAAATCCACACGAATGATCCCATAGCGGGGATAGTCCAAATCGATGACGAGGTAGATGGTCGCGGTCATCACCAGCGCAAAGGCCAGCAGGTGCAGTCCGACTTGGCGAGTGTGGCTGCCGGCAATGACATATCCCGCTAACAGGGCACAGACCAGACTCAGCAGCACCAGCATGGCCATGATGAGTTTCGGGGTGTGCGTCATCGCCGCAGCAGCGCGACTGGTCGTCACGTCGATCATATGATTCAGCGGGGAAAGCACGACGTCCATCATCTCGGGATCCACCTCAGCAAGGGCGGTGACCGTTGCAGCCCAAATCTCCTGTTGGAGAGCACTCGCAATGGTCATTTTGTCATTCGAGGCCTCGAGGTCAGGCAAGGCCCGGTAGGCGCCGAGTCGCGTCTCCAGATACAGGCGGTACTTATCACGAAGGGCCGGCTGGCGGGTAGCAGGCAGCAGATCCAGACGCATGTAGGAGGTGCGGATGCTGTTCGCTTCCTCCACAACTAGCTGCCGTCGGAATTCAAAGCGATCCGACGCCCCTGAAAAAGTGAAGGCGATCATCAGGCCCATGAGTCCGAAGATCGCGGCTTCGACGGCAGCGAGCCGCGGGTGGGTTGAATCCATCGCGTCGGCCCGGTCTCGACGACCCAGCCGTTGCCCGATGAGCAGGCACAGGATCATGCCGACGAAGAGCCCGATGAGCAGTAGCTCCGCGCTCGCGTTGTAGCTCATGCTCGATAGCTGCCCTCTTGCCTTCCAAGAATCTCGATGATGGCGCTCCGACCCCTGACGATCGATGTCGCAGGAGCCGGAGCAGACCGATCATGCCCTGTTCAGAACTTGTCGGCCGCCTTGCGGAGGAACTCGGATTTGGGATTACTGACCGCGTGTTTGACGATGATGTCCGTCGGCCGCACGGGTTTCCCATAGTAGGCCGCGTTGGAATCATTCGAGACCGTAATGATCGAGCCGTCTACCGACATTCCGACGTAGGCCCCTTTCTTCTTGGCATAGCCGAGGAGGTCCGCGGTGATCCCTTTGACGCCCCCTCCTTCACCGACCGGGCCTAGCGCCATGCCGGCGTCAAGCCCGATTTTGAATTCGTTGCGATAGAACTGTTCCAACCCTCGCTGGGTCACCACGACAAAGATCATCTCCGAGACGTCGCCTCCGGCCTGCAGGCCGAAGCTGGCAGAGCCGATGTTGTAAAAGGCCGGCTCGGACCATTTCTTCGTCGCCTCATCACGGACGAGCAACACCCCGCTCCCTCCGGCCCCGCCGAAGATAAAGGCGCCACGGATGAATTGCGGCACGATGAAGAGGGCCTTGGTGTCCTCTTTCGAGTCACGGAGCGCCGGTCCCACGCTGGGATCGGTGAATAAATTTTGCAGCGTCACCTGTGCCTTGTCCACGAGCTGCTGCTGTTCCGTGGAATCAGCGGCCAGGGCGGACAGGGCTCCACCCGCAACCAGTCCTCCGGTAAAAACCGCTGCGACGAGAGCCCGAGTGAACGTGCCGAATCGCTGTTGCTCACAAAACCGCATCTTGGTACCTCCTTGTGGTTGACTGTCCTTTGTCTTGCTTTTGTTCATGCAAAACGGGACGGACCATAGCCAATAATAAAAGACGAGTCAATATAGAAAGTGTTAGGACATGGTGAAGCGCTTGGTAGTTCCGCGCTCGCGTTGTCACTCATCTCACGCGGCCCGCTCGATTTCCCGCCCTGGCCCTCGATACATCAACTCGCCTCCTTCGCCGATCCGGTTCCACCCGCCCCCTTGGCCCATCCGCCCGCCCCCTTGCCCCAGATGAAACTCACCTGAAAGAAATTGAGGTAGGTCCCGGGGAACGATCCGACAACCGCTCCGGCCAACGGCCCTCGGTTCTGAGCCGCCGGCATATCACCGGTGTAGGCCAGCTCGTAACTGAACGCGACGTTGAGAGTGGGACGGGCCTGCCATTCCGCCCCCAGCCCGAACCGAAAAACCTGTCCCACTGGGAGCGTGACTGTGCGGTCCTGATCCTTCACCATAGAACTGTCCCACGCAAAACCGGCGTTGACCAGCCACTTGTCATTCAGCTGATACCGGTTTCCCAACGCAACATGGTAGGTGTCCTGGTAGTTGATGTCGGTCGTGAGGCTCGGATTCACATTGCCTCCGGTGATCCCGATATCCACCTTGCCGAACTTGCTCCATTGCTGCCATCCGAAATCGAGCATCATGGCCCACCGGTCTGTGAACTCGTGGTAGGAGCTGAGCATCACGGATTGTGGGACGGTCATCCCGAGATCGATTTCGTTGCCCAACAGGCCCCGATTTTGAATGGCCACGAAGACCGGATTGGACAAGCCGGTGAACGCAGGGACGGTGCCGAAGTTGAGGCTGATCTGGGAATAGTAGGTCACGCCGATCCTCGTGCCCTTCCTCGGCTCATAGAGCAGGCCGAAATTCCCGCCTGCTCCGACGGTCGTGTCTCGTGCTTGGATCTCCCCATCGGGACGATTGGTGACGGCGAGCACATTGTTATTGATGGCGGCGTTGTAGTTCAGGTACCCGATCATGATGTTGGCCGCAGCCCCGATCGACCATTGCTCGTTGAGGCGATAGCTCGCCCCCGGCATGACGCTGACGCCGATCAGGGTGTTCTCAAGCGCGTAGTAGCGGCCGACCCACCCGGAGTCATAGTTCAGCGCGGACCCGAAATTCGAAAAGAGGCCCAGGCCCACTTTGACATCCTTGCCCAGTCCATGCACATAGAACGCGCTCAGGTTTGGCAGGAGGCCGACCGGATTGCCCCCATCGTTGCCGGACACGGTGGTGCCAGGGCCGGGGCTGAATCCTATGCTGGCATAGAGGAGCTGGGCGCCGCCTTGGAACTGGTTCCCTTCCAGCCGACTCATCCCGGCTGGGTTCTTCAAGAGCGTGGCCGGGTCCTGCGCGCGAGCCGCCCATCCCGCGCTCGCCAGACCGACGTCCGAGGTGGCGATCTCGTAGAGCGAAAGGCCACCGCCGGCCTGTGCAAAAGCCGGAAGCAACACTGCAACGGCCATGACTGTGATCGTGAGACGGCGTTTACGAATCGTCACGACTCACCTCCTATGTTGCGGTCGCGTGAGACAGGTGGAAGAAAAGCGAAAACGTGGAGCCGCCACCGCCTGCCTGATGCTCCGGCCCCTGACGATCGATGTCGCAGGGGCCGGACCGGACCAACTCTGACTCGATCAGAACTTGGCAGCAGCGTTGCGGAGGTCGGCGGATTTGGGATTACTGACGCTGCGCTTGACGATGATGTCCGTCGGTCGCACGGCTTGCCCATAGTAGGCCGCGTTGGAATCATCGGAGACCGCAATGATAGAGCCATTCACCGACATTCCGACGAAGGCCCCTTTCTTCTTTGCATAGCCGACGAGATCCGCGGTGATCCCTTTCACAGACCCTCCTTCACCGACCGGGCCTAGCGCCATGCTGGCGTCAAGCCCGAGTTTGAAATCGTGGCGATAGAACTGTTCCAGCCCCCTCTGGTTCCGCACGATAAAGACGGTCTCCGAGACGTCGCCTCCGGCCTGCAAGCCGAAGCTGGCAGAGCCGATGTTGTAAAAAGCCGGCTCGGACCATTTCTTCGTTTCCTCGTCACGGACGAGCAACACCCCGCTCCCCCCCGCCCCGCCGAAGATGAAGGCGCCACGGAGGATTTGCGGCACGATGTAGATGGCTTTGGTGTCCTGTTTCAGATCACGGAGCGCCGGTCCCATGCTGGGATCTGCGAAAAAGCTTTCCAGCGTCATCTTGGCCTTGTCCACGAGCTGCTGTTGTTCCGCGAAATCCTCGGCGAGGGCTGTCACTGCGCCACCCGCAGCCACTGTTCCGGTGAGAACCGCTGCGAGGAGAGCTCGGGTGAACATGGCGAATCTCCGCTGCTGACAAAACCGCATCTTGGTACCTCCTTGTAGTTGACTGTGTTTTGTCTTATCCGATCGCTTAGCGGACGCGCCGGCACGAGATGAGTTGAAGCGCCGACTCGACATACCGCAGTTAATGAATCGATCGCAGACAAAAGTTTGTAAGCTATACCCCAGTAAAGAAGGATGAGTCAATGATAAGGTGTTAATCCGGTGTTGAATTATTGAGAAATTGGAGTAGGTATATATCGCTAGGGCCTCTGCAAGAACAAGGACAAACCGTCAATGGGGGGGCGAGCTGCACCAACCACAGTCGCTAAGAAGGCGCTCGCGTTCTGTGCAGCCGCTAGAAACCGGTGCAGGTAGTCAGCGATCCCCTCACGACTCACGATCACCTATGCTAGGCCAGCACCTTCAGCAACACACCCAGGACCTCCTCCATCGGAACCAACGTGCCCAGCAGCGGCAGGAAGGGGAGTAAGGTCACGAGGAGCAGTACCAACAAGTCATCCTTGTAGAGCGGGAAGATCGACATCGCATGCACGGCAGCTACGGAGCTGCCGAGGTGCGACACGGCCCGGAAGTCCGCCTCAGCGTCGTCCGGCCAAGCTTCACGCGAAAGCCATTTCTCCTCCACGTGCTGGATCTGATGGCTGGCCAGCTGACCGTAACGGTACTTCGCGTTCTCCTTGGCCTCATAGAGCCGCCGGACAAACAGCAAGACAGGCCCCACAATCAGGAGCAGCAGGAACGCCACGACCCCGCCGAATTCCCATTGGTATTCCAGGGGCGACCGGCCTTCATAGACCACGAGGTCGGCAAACCCACCGACGGCCATCGCTGTCACCGCAAACGCGAAGCCGGAAAACGCTCCGAGGGACACGCTCAGGAAACCCAGCCCCCCTGCCCCGTCCCGATGGGCCGGGCTCAGCCGCAATTCCAACCCGGAGGTCTGCCACAATAGCCGCCACCAGAGCCCCAATCGCCACAGCCACCGCCAGAGGAGGAACGCGTACATCGGAAAAGCAACCAGAAAATACCACCACCCGGCCAGGGAGACGGCGAGGTGCCCTTCCCTAACCGACAGACGCCAAGTGGCCTCAGGAAGCTCGAAGAAAAAGACGATCGGGACCATACACTGCAGGTAGGCCAACCCAAGCAGCGCGGCTTCCACTCTCCCGGAGTGGCTGAGTCGGATGACCTCACGAACCAGTGCGTCGAAGCGCGCTCGCGCAGCGTTCCTCACCAATCCTCTGAGCGGAAACTGCTGGACGACCTCGCGAAGTAGCCTCTCGCACAACTCCTCAGCGAACAGGAAGGCCGGGACAGTGAGCAGAAACCGCACATTCACCTCGAAGTCCATCAGGAAGGACTCCATACGTGTGGGTCCGAGTACCAGGCCTTGCAGCGCGGAGAGGATAGCCATCGGCACCCAGGCGACCAGTACCATGAAGAGCACGCAGCGTCCAAGGCGCCGCTTCCCCGCCTGCACAAGGCCAAGCCTTTCTTGCAGACGGTAGAAGGGACCGCCGCTGAAGATTGGAAACGTCGAAGGATTAGAGGGTCGTTCGCTATCCTGATCGTTCACGCGCTACCTGCCAGTCTCGTTCATCTTCCAACTCCTGAACCAGCCCAACCCTCCTCCATTCTGATTGCAAAGCGGCCCGGCACCATCCGGCAATGCATTCGCCTTCACGCTGAACCCTGCGGCCAGACCTTCTCCACACTGTTCGCCGGACCGTTGCTGAACCAACCCGATCATGCGGCCTTCGGAATCCGCATGTAATATTGATGGAATTCATCCCCGACTGCATAGATTGTCTGGTCTGGCTTGAGGTCCAACACCACGTCCTCGGTCAGGATGCGAGTGCGGTATTGCCAGCCCTTGGGCAGTTGCTTCATCCGCGCGCCAAGCGTCGCGAGCGAATCGATCGGGAACGCTTCATCGCGAGCCTGCAGGACATAGCAGTGACCGTCGGGGTCGACGAGCTCAAAGACCGGCTTGCCCTTCGCGTACACCATTCGCTGCGTCTTCTTGGGGTTGAAGATCTTGTACGGCTCGGAGCCCTTTGCCGCTTTGCTCAACATCGCCGGATCGAGTCTGGCGGCCCATCTGGCTTCAAGACCTTGAAAGGACGCCGTCGCTCCAAACGAGACAGTCTGTGAATCCATCATCCAATATTTCGGTCCGTTCTTCTGGATCGCCGCCGCGCCGAACTCCTTCTTGAGTTTCTCTAGATCCAGCCCATCCCACAGCTTGGCCGGACAGTCATTCAGTCCCGTCGTGTTATAAGCATCGATGCCGCCCGGCTTGACAACCAGGATCTCAGCGAAGCGCATATTGCGCGTGTTGGTGAAGGTATATGGCTTGACGGACTTGTTCGGCTCACTCGGCACATTTTCCATACTTCCCTCCCTTTCGTGGGTGTCTGTCGTTGCTTCATCAGTATTGTCGGGTCGGTCGTGAGCGCATGCACAGCCGGTTGTGTGTCCTACCGACTCGGCCCCTTCGACTCGAACTCCGCCTTGGTCGTGTAGTAGCCTCGGGGGAAGTACGGCCCCATTACGGCTTCTTCCGTGCCTGGTTTAGTGATATTGTCGGGGCGTTCCTTCCAGTTCGGGCTGTTGCCCATGATCCGCAGGACCAGCATTCCGAAATCGGCTCGGTTTTCCGGCCCGTCGATTCCTTCTCCGCGCGGGCTCCATTTGACCCACGCCATGCCGTTTTCCTTGGTTACGTTTCTCGGCCGGTCTTCGGGTCGGCTCACCACAATCGTGTAGTTGCGATCCTTGTCCAAGGGAACTTGAAAGTCGGTCAGGCCATCAACGACCTGCCCGGTGACGACCGATTCGCAACTGACCAGTGACCAATACTGCGTCTGAGCCTCCTGAGTCGTGGCGGCTCCCCGGCCGTCCTTGCCGGCATACGTGTCGGGAAATGTGGGCATCTTTCCCTGCATCACGTACACCGGGCCGTAATACCGGGAAAGGTAAGTGACGAGGTACGGGCCTTCGCCGCCCCCCTCCATCGCGCCACCAAACGGGATCTCAGCGCGGTCCACCGGGGATTTGAAGACGCCGATCACCGAGTACCGAATCGTCGTGAACATAACCCACTCGGATGGATTCCGAGCGGGCACGGTTTGGGGCGTGAGCTTCGGGTCGTTGTCCTTTGCGTTGACGAGCTGCTCCCATTGCTCGAGCGTCATCGGCTTTTGCGTCTCGCCGACGATCGGCTTGGCCCACTGTTTTACGATTTGCTCGGCCGGCAGCTTCGTCCCGTCGGCGAGCTTTCCTTCATAGGTGGGGAACCCTTTCCCGCCGAAGGACGAGTTAGGCGGTCCCCAGCCGGTGCCGTCTCGATTCTGGTCGGGCAAGTAGATGCGGATGAGGCCTTGGATGTCAGTGCCTTCGCCGCCGACGTACAGCGTGTTCTTGGCGCGATTCGCCAGGTCTTTCGGCGGCTCCTTGGCAAGGACCTGGATGGTAAAGTTGCGATGCTCAGCCAAGCGATCTGCACCGACGTGAAAGGGATTGGTCGAGCCGGAATCGGGTTCGATGTCCGCTCCCCTGAGCGACTCGCCGAAGGCAACAAACGTGTTGCGCTCCCATTTGTAAAGCGCGAACTGGAAAAACCGCGCATGCGGAAATGTCCCCCGCAAGGTCATGGAACTTCCCGCAGGCATCGCGAATCGCCCGATGAAATACGTTGAGTGCATGTCGGGCCAGAGATTCGGGTTCTGGATGGGCTTGGGGTTTTCCAGGTAATTCCAATAGACCCAGCCCCGAGGCCCTTGGAACAAACCGTCGTGCCCGTACCGCTCGTCCGTGCGGATGATATTTTCCAGCGACTTGGTGCCAGGGCGCTCCCGACCTGAAACATTGGTGCGAGTCATTTGACTCTCCCCCTCGGACGTCTGCGCAAAAACCGGCAGCATCATGCCTACAAGGACCACAGCCAACATCGTGCTGTTGTGCACGTTGTTTCCCCTCGTCTTGATTCAATTGAGGCGGTTACCGGCATGCAGACGATGAACACCTCTAAAAGGGAACATTATTCTTTATAGCGAGAATCACCACAGGCTGTATGTCGGCGAAATTTCGCGCCTCGGTCCTCACTTCACCTCCCGCTCGCTCCTCCTCTGCGCGGAAGGG
Protein-coding regions in this window:
- a CDS encoding lipid-binding SYLF domain-containing protein, encoding MRFCQQRRFAMFTRALLAAVLTGTVAAGGAVTALAEDFAEQQQLVDKAKMTLESFFADPSMGPALRDLKQDTKAIYIVPQILRGAFIFGGAGGSGVLLVRDEETKKWSEPAFYNIGSASFGLQAGGDVSETVFIVRNQRGLEQFYRHDFKLGLDASMALGPVGEGGSVKGITADLVGYAKKKGAFVGMSVNGSIIAVSDDSNAAYYGQAVRPTDIIVKRSVSNPKSADLRNAAAKF
- a CDS encoding outer membrane protein transport protein codes for the protein MTIRKRRLTITVMAVAVLLPAFAQAGGGLSLYEIATSDVGLASAGWAARAQDPATLLKNPAGMSRLEGNQFQGGAQLLYASIGFSPGPGTTVSGNDGGNPVGLLPNLSAFYVHGLGKDVKVGLGLFSNFGSALNYDSGWVGRYYALENTLIGVSVMPGASYRLNEQWSIGAAANIMIGYLNYNAAINNNVLAVTNRPDGEIQARDTTVGAGGNFGLLYEPRKGTRIGVTYYSQISLNFGTVPAFTGLSNPVFVAIQNRGLLGNEIDLGMTVPQSVMLSSYHEFTDRWAMMLDFGWQQWSKFGKVDIGITGGNVNPSLTTDINYQDTYHVALGNRYQLNDKWLVNAGFAWDSSMVKDQDRTVTLPVGQVFRFGLGAEWQARPTLNVAFSYELAYTGDMPAAQNRGPLAGAVVGSFPGTYLNFFQVSFIWGKGAGGWAKGAGGTGSAKEAS
- a CDS encoding peptidylprolyl isomerase, with translation MRRWFSEPLVHFLILGVLLFGAHGWINRGNGDPPRVLRVTAAEVNWLAETWTRQWQRQPSEQELRGLVADYVKEELLAREAKEIGLDENDTIVRRRLAQKMEFLVQDTARLAEPGEDELRRLYDAETARYRTPARISFTQIFFKTEAGARTGLAQVALHGPAQSGDDTLLDRDYATLDEQTVSTLFGGQFAQQVFALEPDRWLGPVSSAYGFHLVRVTGRESSLVRPFGEVRTQVLEDWHRAQQARANEQFFASLLKKYEVVVDETVRPLMGPFAKVAQ
- a CDS encoding lipid-binding SYLF domain-containing protein; translation: MRFCEQQRFGTFTRALVAAVFTGGLVAGGALSALAADSTEQQQLVDKAQVTLQNLFTDPSVGPALRDSKEDTKALFIVPQFIRGAFIFGGAGGSGVLLVRDEATKKWSEPAFYNIGSASFGLQAGGDVSEMIFVVVTQRGLEQFYRNEFKIGLDAGMALGPVGEGGGVKGITADLLGYAKKKGAYVGMSVDGSIITVSNDSNAAYYGKPVRPTDIIVKHAVSNPKSEFLRKAADKF